One segment of Triticum aestivum cultivar Chinese Spring chromosome 2A, IWGSC CS RefSeq v2.1, whole genome shotgun sequence DNA contains the following:
- the LOC123187255 gene encoding lactoylglutathione lyase, whose translation MAAATLRSALLSSSCALRRLSSAAPRAPRLAQPKGFAGARRSYPAAFAAMSTSSGAKEAPANNPGLQAEADPATKGYIMQQTMFRVKDPKVSLDFYSRVMGMSLLKRLDFPEMKFSLYFLGYEDLSAAPADPVQRTGWTFGQKATIELTHNWGTESDPEFKGYHNGNSDPRGFGHIGVTVDDVYKACERFESLGVEFVKKPDDGKMKGIAFIKDPDGYWIEIFDLKRIGEVTAAAS comes from the exons ATGGCCGCCGCCACACTCcgctccgccctcctctcctcctcctgcgccctccgccgcctctcctccgccgcgccgcgcGCCCCCCGCCTCGCCCAGCCCAAG GGGTTCGCCGGGGCTCGCCGGTCCTACCCGGCCGCGTTCGCCGCCATGTCGACGTCGTCGGGGGCCAAGGAGGCGCCGGCCAACAACCCGGGCCTGCAGGCCGAGGCCGACCCGGCCACCAAGGGCTACATCATGCAGCAGACT ATGTTCCGCGTGAAGGACCCAAAAGTGAGCCTTGACTTCTACTCCCGTGTGATGGGCATGTC GTTGCTGAAAAGGTTGGATTTTCCTGAGATGAAATTCAGTTTGTATTTTCTTGGTTACGAG GACTTGTCTGCAGCCCCCGCTGATCCTGTCCAGCGGACTGGATGGACTTTTGGGCAAAAGGCTACGATCGAGCTCACTCA CAACTGGGGCACAGAAAGTGATCCTGAATTCAAAGGGTACCATAATGGGAACTCAGACCCTCGTGGGTTCG GCCATATAGGGGTAACTGTGGATGATGTCTACAAGGCATGCGAGCGTTTCGAAAGTCTTGGGGTAGAGTTTGTGAAGAAACCAGATGATG GGAAAATGAAAGGCATCGCATTCATCAAGGATCCTGATGGTTACTGGATTGAAATATTTGACCTGAAGAGAATCGGGGAGGTGACTGCTGCGGCATCATGA
- the LOC123187254 gene encoding uncharacterized protein KIAA0930 homolog isoform X1, whose product MAAPPSTSSPSGEVPVEKSPTDLTGGDDHGQASPSRAELLSMVKKHSHLIGWTVVESEDDPSDVEMDDKFWHEMLDLFFVRGRVSRSREEDDLVFFVNSAMQKMEDLPPFFVRRWAPTLEKLINANSTEVDWERSFYLNLVAHTSYTVTVALCSISNLRNRADKSKLLPPIYKVSKTVYASPSRVNFRLDQRKAVETVPAYPNIYFSVDDFDDPFDAVVLSDPEHCYCVILNAHDGAAFPEESESSNVSSNIQSGINSGSSGENPPKRTLFSGYVSYQNVREAYDVLSAGRSKFGSFLSLGQDNTKLDKLFMRGPEGRGEVEVAVSGIADQSRERPKKDAGDNFRVLVRKAASAASKLAEQAFEAASANKRLDDKLLPLKCCLMSVSLPWDFIAHDLLHKETPPLDF is encoded by the exons ATGGCGGCGCCGCCTTCCACCTCCTCGCCGTCCGGGGAGGTCCCCGTCGAGAAATCGCCTACTGACCTAACcggcggcgacgaccacggccaGGCGTCGCCCTCGAG GGCCGAACTGCTTAGCATGGTGAAGAAGCATTCACATTTGATCGGGTGGACTGTTGTTGAGTCTGAAGATGATCCTTCGGACGTCGAGATGGATGATAAATTCTGGCATGAGATGCTTGATCTCTTCTTCGTGCGTGGTAGGGTCTCAAGGAGCAGGGAGGAGGACGACCTCGTCTTCTTTGTCAACAGCGCG ATGCAGAAGATGGAAGATCTGCCTCCCTTTTTCGTGCGGAGATGGGCTCCTACG CTTGAAAAGCTCATCAATGCTAATTCAACTGAGGTTGATTGGGAACGTTCCTTCTATTTGAATTTAGTCGCTCACACATCATATACTGTGACAGTGGCATTGTGCAG TATCAGCAATCTTCGCAATCGTGCAGACAAAAGCAAGCTGTTGCCTCCAATTTATAAGGTTTCGAAAACTGTATATGCATCCCCTAGCCGTGTAAATTTCCGCCTTGATCAAAGAAAG GCTGTAGAGACAGTACCTGCATATCCGAACATTTATTTCTCAGTTGATGACTTCGATGATCCTTTTGATGCTGTG GTTTTGTCAGACCCAGAACACTGCTATTGTGTGATTCTCAATGCGCATGATGGGGCAGCATTTCCTGAAGAAAGTGAATCAAGCAATGTCAGTTCTAATATACAATCTGGGATCAACTCTGGGAGCAGTGGAGAGAACCCACCAAAG AGAACTCTCTTCTCAGGCTATGTCAGCTATCAAAATGTCCGGGAAGCTTATGATG TGTTATCAGCTGGCAGATCCAAATTCGGGAGCTTCCTCTCACTTGGGCAGGACAATACTAAACTCGATAAACTTTTCATGAGGGGCCCTGAAGGACGTGGGGAAGTTGAAGTTGCTGTTTCTGGGATTGCAG ATCAGAGCCGTGAGAGACCGAAGAAAGATGCAGGAGATAACTTCCGGGTTCTTGTTCGTAAGGCGGCTTCTGCTGCATCAAAGTTGGCAGAGCAGGCCTTCGAGGCTGCATCTGCCAACAAACGGTTGGATGATAAGCTTCTTCCGCTCAAGTGTTGTTTGATGTCAGTATCTCTTCCTTGGGACTTCATTGCCCATGACTTGTTGCACAAG GAAACGCCACCTCTGGACTTCTGA
- the LOC123187254 gene encoding uncharacterized protein KIAA0930 homolog isoform X2, with translation MAAPPSTSSPSGEVPVEKSPTDLTGGDDHGQASPSRAELLSMVKKHSHLIGWTVVESEDDPSDVEMDDKFWHEMLDLFFVRGRVSRSREEDDLVFFVNSAMQKMEDLPPFFVRRWAPTLEKLINANSTEVDWERSFYLNLVAHTSYTVTVALCSISNLRNRADKSKLLPPIYKVSKTVYASPSRVNFRLDQRKAVETVPAYPNIYFSVDDFDDPFDAVVLSDPEHCYCVILNAHDGAAFPEESESSNVSSNIQSGINSGSSGENPPKRTLFSGYVSYQNVREAYDAGRSKFGSFLSLGQDNTKLDKLFMRGPEGRGEVEVAVSGIADQSRERPKKDAGDNFRVLVRKAASAASKLAEQAFEAASANKRLDDKLLPLKCCLMSVSLPWDFIAHDLLHKETPPLDF, from the exons ATGGCGGCGCCGCCTTCCACCTCCTCGCCGTCCGGGGAGGTCCCCGTCGAGAAATCGCCTACTGACCTAACcggcggcgacgaccacggccaGGCGTCGCCCTCGAG GGCCGAACTGCTTAGCATGGTGAAGAAGCATTCACATTTGATCGGGTGGACTGTTGTTGAGTCTGAAGATGATCCTTCGGACGTCGAGATGGATGATAAATTCTGGCATGAGATGCTTGATCTCTTCTTCGTGCGTGGTAGGGTCTCAAGGAGCAGGGAGGAGGACGACCTCGTCTTCTTTGTCAACAGCGCG ATGCAGAAGATGGAAGATCTGCCTCCCTTTTTCGTGCGGAGATGGGCTCCTACG CTTGAAAAGCTCATCAATGCTAATTCAACTGAGGTTGATTGGGAACGTTCCTTCTATTTGAATTTAGTCGCTCACACATCATATACTGTGACAGTGGCATTGTGCAG TATCAGCAATCTTCGCAATCGTGCAGACAAAAGCAAGCTGTTGCCTCCAATTTATAAGGTTTCGAAAACTGTATATGCATCCCCTAGCCGTGTAAATTTCCGCCTTGATCAAAGAAAG GCTGTAGAGACAGTACCTGCATATCCGAACATTTATTTCTCAGTTGATGACTTCGATGATCCTTTTGATGCTGTG GTTTTGTCAGACCCAGAACACTGCTATTGTGTGATTCTCAATGCGCATGATGGGGCAGCATTTCCTGAAGAAAGTGAATCAAGCAATGTCAGTTCTAATATACAATCTGGGATCAACTCTGGGAGCAGTGGAGAGAACCCACCAAAG AGAACTCTCTTCTCAGGCTATGTCAGCTATCAAAATGTCCGGGAAGCTTATGATG CTGGCAGATCCAAATTCGGGAGCTTCCTCTCACTTGGGCAGGACAATACTAAACTCGATAAACTTTTCATGAGGGGCCCTGAAGGACGTGGGGAAGTTGAAGTTGCTGTTTCTGGGATTGCAG ATCAGAGCCGTGAGAGACCGAAGAAAGATGCAGGAGATAACTTCCGGGTTCTTGTTCGTAAGGCGGCTTCTGCTGCATCAAAGTTGGCAGAGCAGGCCTTCGAGGCTGCATCTGCCAACAAACGGTTGGATGATAAGCTTCTTCCGCTCAAGTGTTGTTTGATGTCAGTATCTCTTCCTTGGGACTTCATTGCCCATGACTTGTTGCACAAG GAAACGCCACCTCTGGACTTCTGA
- the LOC123187256 gene encoding glycerol-3-phosphate dehydrogenase SDP6, mitochondrial, with product MAAWRLRGAGTALAATSALAAAAAAWPSPVSASDPSPAALESARQLVSRAGSGGPPPRAAQRAALAGSTAAEPLDVLVVGGGATGCGVALDAATRGLRVGLVEREDFSSGTSSRSTKLIHGGVRYLEKAVFNLDYGQLKLVFHALKERKQVIENAPHLCHALPCMTPCFNWFEVVYYWFGLKFYDIVAGKRLLHLSRYYSVEESVELFPTLARNDGDRSLRGTVVYYDGQMNDSRLNVGLACTSAVVGAAVLNYAEVISLIKDESGERVIGARIRDTLSGKEFDAFAKVVVNASGAFCDSVRKMANSDVVPMIAPSSGVHIVLPDYYSPEGMGLIVPKTKDGRVVFMLPWLGRTVAGTTDSSTAITMLPEPHEDEIQFILDAICDYLNVQVRRSDVLSAWSGIRPLAMDPSAKNTESISRDHVVFEDYPGLITITGGKWTTYRSMAEDAVNAAIRSGNLKPANGCVTDHLHIVGGYGWDPASFTVLAQNYKRMKKTYGGKVIPGAMDSAVSKHLSHAYGTLAERVAAIAQNEGLGKRLAHGYPFLEAEVAYCARHEYCESAVDFVARRCRLAFLDTDAAGRALPRIIEILASEHKWDKARRKLEQQKGIEFLETFKSSKNAQFRDGKHNGQ from the exons ATGGCCGCGTGGCGCCTCCGCGGCGCCGGCACGGCCCTGGCCGCCACCTCCGCGCTGGCCGCGGCGGCTGCCGCCTGGCCGTCGCCGGTGTCCGCCTCCGACCCGTCCCCCGCGGCCCTCGAGTCCGCGCGGCAGCTCGTGTCGCGGGCCGGCTCGGGCGGCCCTCCCCCGCGCGCCGCGCAGCGGGCGGCGCTGGCCGGGTCCACGGCCGCGGAGCCGCTCGACGTGCtggtggtcggcggcggcgccACCGGCTGCGGCGTCGCGCTCGACGCCGCCACGCGCGGCCTCCGCGTCGGCCTCGTCGAGCGCGAGGACTTCTCCTCCGGCACCTCCTCCCGATCCACCAAGCTCATCCACGGCG GTGTGCGTTACTTGGAGAAGGCAGTGTTCAATCTTGATTATGGgcagctgaaactggtttttcacgCTCTTAAGGAGCGCAAGCAAGTTATTGAGAATGCTCCCCACTTATGTCATGCTTTGCCATGCATGACTCCTTGCTTTAACTGGTTTGAGGTTGTATACTACtggtttggtttgaagttctatgatATTGTTGCTGGAAAAAGGCTGCTACATTTATCACGGTATTATTCTGTAGAAGAATCAGTTGAGCTTTTCCCGACCCTTGCAAGGAATGATGGTGACCGTAGCCTACGAGGAACCGTAGTTTACTATGATGGTCAAATGAACGACTCTCGTTTGAATGTGGGGTTGGCATGCACATCTGCAGTTGTTGGTGCAGCTGTTCTCAATTATGCTGAAGTGATCTCCCTCATTAAGGATGAATCAGGAGAGAGGGTCATTGGTGCACGCATCCGTGACACGCTATCAG GTAAGGAATTCGACGCATTTGCAAAGGTGGTTGTTAATGCATCAGGAGCATTCTGTGATTCTGTAAGGAAGATGGCTAACAGTGATGTAGTACCCATGATCGCTCCGAGCAGTGGGGTGCACATTGTACTTCCTGATTATTATTCCCCTGAAGGGATGGGTTTAATTGTCCCCAAGACCAAAGATGGCAGAGTTGTATTCATGCTGCCATGGTTGGGAAGGACTGTTGCTGGGACAACTGATTCTAGTACAGCAATAACAATGCTTCCTGAACCACATGAAGATGAAATACAGTTCATATTGGATGCAATATGTGATTATCTTAATGTTCAG GTGAGGCGTTCGGATGTTCTTTCTGCATGGAGTGGTATTCGCCCATTGGCCATGGATCCATCAGCAAAGAACACGGAAAGTATTTCTAGAGATCATGTTGTATTTGAAGACTACCCAGGGCTAATAACAATCACAGGTGGAAAATGGACAACGTATAGAAG CATGGCTGAAGATGCTGTTAATGCAGCAATAAGATCAGGGAATTTGAAGCCAGCAAATGGCTGTGTGACTGATCATTTGCATATAGTTGGTGGATATGGATGGGATCCTGCTTCTTTTACTGTGCTTGCTCAGAATTATAAGCGAATGAAGAAGACATATGGTGGCAAAGTTATTCCAGGCGCAATGGACAGTGCTGTATCGAAACATCTGTCACATGCATATGGAACTTTGGCTGAAAGAGTGGCTGCAATTGCCCAG AATGAAGGCTTGGGAAAGCGACTTGCTCACGGATACCCATTCTTAGAAGCTGAAGTAGCATATTGTGCTCGCCACGAGTACTGCGAGTCTGCAGTTGACTTTGTTGCAAGGAGGTGCCGGCTTGCCTTTCTTGACACAGATGCTGCAGGGAGGGCATTACCCCGGATCATTGAGATCTTAGCTTCGGAGCACAAGTGGGACAAGGCAAGGCGGAAACTTGAACAGCAGAAGGGTATAGAATTCTTGGAAACCTTCAAGTCATCGAAGAATGCACAGTTCAGAGATGGGAAACATAACG GGCAATGA